From Penicillium psychrofluorescens genome assembly, chromosome: 1, one genomic window encodes:
- a CDS encoding uncharacterized protein (ID:PFLUO_001317-T1.cds;~source:funannotate), which yields MSLNVSRLWWNWEYDTDLYPTWDKFVQDLRDYYGVRTLSYINPFLANVSTKSDGYRRNLYLEATEKGYMIQNSTTNGTSIISSGPGLDAGILDLTNPSTRSWFKHVLMEQVWNANISGYMCDFGEYTPVLADTRFANKSVDPFFYHNEYPRDWATLHHSLRTEIPQVSDAIIFHRSASLGQNRHMNLFWAGDQDTTWGVNDGIKSAVTVLGHMGMSGFAHGHVEIGGYTTTWDSFGIVNRSAELLGRWGELAAVSSAVFRSHEGSVPQVNTQFYTNTSTFDYFAYNARMFSSLATYRRRILDTESKPYGWPLLRMPVVYHPDDVTARHISYQSFFLGPDLYVAPVLDPGATAVQVYLPGRNETYTHVWSARTYPGGQSITVGAPYGKPAVFIVGNRKHSDLDPFLKFVHEENSTTIRV from the coding sequence ATGAGCCTCAATGTCTCCCGTCTCTGGTGGAATTGGGAATACGACACCGATCTCTACCCAACCTGGGATAAATTTGTCCAGGATCTACGAGATTACTACGGTGTACGAACTTTATCGTACATCAATCCATTTTTGGCAAATGTAAGCACAAAGTCGGACGGATATCGCAGAAATCTGTACCTCGAAGCAACGGAAAAGGGCTACATGATTCAAAACTCCACAACCAACGGAACGTCCATCATTTCAAGTGGACCCGGGCTTGATGCCGGGATTCTAGATCTCACGAACCCTTCTACACGGTCCTGGTTCAAACATGTTCTTATGGAACAGGTCTGGAATGCCAACATCTCTGGGTACATGTGTGACTTTGGGGAGTATACGCCGGTACTTGCTGACACCCGCTTTGCCAATAAAAGCGTGGATCCGTTTTTCTACCATAATGAATACCCCCGTGACTGGGCCACTCTACACCACTCGCTTCGCACTGAAATTCCTCAGGTTTCTGACGCCATAATCTTTCACCGCTCTGCATCACTCGGTCAAAACCGCCACATGAACCTTTTCTGGGCTGGAGATCAGGACACCACTTGGGGTGTGAACGATGGTATTAAATCCGCTGTGACAGTCTTAGGTCACATGGGCATGTCTGGATTCGCACACGGGCATGTAGAAATTGGGGGATACACGACTACTTGGGACAGCTTTGGGATCGTCAATCGCTCAGCTGAACTTCTTGGCCGTTGGGGGGAGCTGGCCGCGGTATCAAGCGCCGTATTTCGCTCACACGAGGGGAGTGTGCCTCAAGTCAACACCCAGTTTTACACCAACACATCTACCTTTGACTACTTTGCATACAATGCACGAATGTTCAGCAGCCTGGCCACCTACCGACGACGCATTTTGGATACCGAAAGTAAACCTTACGGCTGGCCCTTGCTCAGAATGCCGGTGGTTTACCACCCGGATGATGTGACTGCGAGGCACATTAGCTATCAAagcttcttcctcggcccGGACCTATATGTCGCACCGGTTTTAGATCCCGGGGCCACGGCCGTCCAGGTCTACTTGCCTGGTAGGAATGAAACATACACTCATGTCTGGTCAGCCAGGACATATCCCGGAGGGCAGTCTATTACAGTGGGAGCGCCCTATGGCAAGCCTGCTGTTTTCATTGTTGGGAATCGGAAGCATTCGGACTTGGACCCTTTTCTCAAGTTTGTTCATGAAGAAAACAGCACTACCATTAGGGTCTGA
- a CDS encoding uncharacterized protein (ID:PFLUO_001319-T1.cds;~source:funannotate), producing MAPPYVLLAQRAEEGAPHLAQRSLTVNHTQAITLGVMAVYVVVIALLWNLPYVRYSLWPFKMLVIAFHEFGHAITACCTGGKVKSISLDPHEGGVTHMQGGLSAVTLPAGYLGSSIIGALLIFAGFDIVASKIASIVLGVCFLLTLWWARKDWLTIMTIILAVGLLVACWFIAHGEALRWVVLFIGVMSGLYSVWDICDDLILRKVNTSDASVFAHKYGGSSQCWGVIWSLISLAVMAVGIIGGIAAFPESFSQQETDSKHFIPTR from the exons ATGGCTCCACCCTATGTCTTGTTGGCGCAAAGAGCCGAGGAAGGCGCGCCCCATCTGGCCCAGCGCAGCCTTACAGTCAACCACACGCAGGCGATCACACTTGGGGTAATGGCCGTCTATGTGGTGGTCATCGCTCTCCTATGGAATCTGCCATATGTGCGCTATTCACTATGGCCCTTCAAG ATGCTGGTCATCGCATTTCATGAATTCGGGCACGCCATCACGGCATGCTGTACAGGTGGAAAGGTTAAATCGATCTCGCTTGATCCGCATGAGGGAGGCGTCACCCATATGCAGGGCGGGCTCAGCGCCGTGACGCTGCCTGCGGGATACTTGGGTTCTTCCATCATCGGTGCTCTTTTAATCTTTGCGGGCTTTGATATCGTCGCCAGCAAAATTGCGAGCATCGTCCTCGGGGTCTGCTTTCTTCTGACACTTTGGTGGGCTCGCAAGGACTGGTTGACCATCATGACCATTATCCTGGCGGTCGGGTTGTTGGTGGCATGCTGGTTCATCGCCCATGGGGAGGCCTTGAGATGGGTCGTG CTTTTTATTGGCGTCATGTCTGGCCTCTACAGCGTGTGGGATATT TGTGATGATCTGATCCTTCGAAAGGTAAACACATCCGATGCCAGTGTTTTCGCCCACAAGTATGGGGGCTCGTCGCAGTGCTGGGGTGTGATCTGGTCCCTCATCTCGCTGGCGGTCATGGCCGTGGGTATCATTGGTGGGATCGCAGCATTTCCCGAATCATTCAGTCAGCAAGAGACGGATTCGAAGCACTTTATCCCCACTCGTTGA
- a CDS encoding uncharacterized protein (ID:PFLUO_001316-T1.cds;~source:funannotate), with amino-acid sequence MISRLLTLALLAGVGTALPAPGSALQQLLRLPAGSPAEVFGDPPFTPGHRDPYDHKVDSVGEGLEPLPYRNGDGTTVMGPRNKDRERQNPDLVRPPSTDHGTLSNMRWSFADSHIRIEEGGWTRQTTIRELPTSRELAGVNMRLDEGVIRELHWHTEAEWAYVLAGEVRVTALDPDGGSFMDDLAEGDLWYFPAGHPHSLQGLGPNGTEFLLIFDDGHFSEESTFLLTDWMAHTPKAVLAENFRLKPEAFDKIPTSEKYIFKGSKPGSLEHEKPRGFKQSKLRFTHHMHAQDPIRTTGGNVRITDSTNFPISKTVAAAHLEIEPGALREMHWHPNADEWTYFKRGRARVTVFASEGNARTFDYVAGDVGIVPRNMGHFIENLSDEEPLEVLEVFRADKYQDFSLFQWLGETPRRMVAEHIFAGDPEAADAFLKNIEGAEKDPIKDTI; translated from the exons ATGATTTCCCGCCTATTGACCCTAGCCTTGCTCGCGGGCGTGGGCACTGCCCTCCCAGCCCCAGGTTCTGCGCTTCAACAGCTTCTCCGGTTGCCCGCCGGCTCGCCCGCCGAGGTGTTTGGCGATCCGCCATTTACCCCCGGCCATCGTGACCCTTATGACCACAAAGTCGACTCGGTCGGCGAAGGCCTAGAGCCTCTGCCATATCGCAATGGTGATGGCACGACCGTCATGGGTCCGCGAAACAAGGATCGTGAGCGCCAGAACCCAGACCTGGTGCGCCCGCCCAGTACGGACCATGGAACACTGTCCAACATGCGATGGAGCTTTGCGGATAGTCACATTCGGATTGAG GAAGGAGGATGGACCCGGCAGACTACCATCCGCGAGCTCCCAACCAGCCGCGAACTGGCGGGGGTGAACATGCGCTTGGATGAAGGCGTTATCCGCGAGCTGCACTGGCACACCGAGGCTGAGTGGGCCTATGTGCTGGCCGGTGAAGTGCGGGTGACCGCGCTGGACCCGGACGGGGGTAGTTTCATGGACGACCTGGCAGAAGGCGATCTGTGGTACTTCCCAGCTGGGCATCCACACTCTCTCCAGGGGTTGGGCCCCAACGGCACCGAGTTTCTGCTCATctttgatgatggccacTTCTCCGAGGAATCGACCTTTTTGTTGACGGACTGGATGG CGCATACTCCCAAGGCAGTGCTTGCGGAAAACTTCCGCCTCAAGCCAGAGGCATTCGACAAGATTCCGACCTCAGAGAAGTACATCTTCAAAGGCTCCAAGCCAGGAAGCCTCGAACATGAGAAACCTCGTGGCTTCAAACAGTCGAAGCTTCGTTTTACGCACCATATGCACGCCCAGGATCCGATTCGCACTACCGGGGGCAACGTACGCATCACGGACTCGACCAACTTTCCAATCTCCAAgacggtggcggcggccCATCTGGAGATCGAGCCCGGAGCGTTGCGCGAGATGCACTGGCACCCTAATGCGGATGAGTGGACCTACTTCAAACGAGGCCGCGCTCGCGTCACGGTATTTGCGTCAGAGGGCAATGCCCGCACATTCGATTACGTGGCGGGCGATGTCGGCATCGTGCCGCGAAACATGGGTCATTTTATCGAGAATTtgagcgacgaggagccgCTGGAGGTGCTGGAAGTTTTTCGGGCCGATAAATACCAAGActtttccctcttccagTGGCTGGGCGAGACCCCTCGACGGATGGTGGCAGAGCATATCTTTGCTGGGGACCCTGAGGCAGCCGATGCCTTCCTCAAAAATATCGAGGGTGCGGAAAAGGATCCCATTAAGGATACGATATAA
- a CDS encoding uncharacterized protein (ID:PFLUO_001320-T1.cds;~source:funannotate) has protein sequence MFALVTSVRLLFMVSMASIFASPWAYSAALPVARGAAEDPSTDPFYQPPAGFESTAPGTILRERSIVASFFGLIPDPVEAHQLLYRTTAINGSAIATVTTIFKPPFAKTDRFISFHTAYDSSATICDPSYNYQLGSVQTDLISSVEMFIMEAYLLLGYIVASPDYEGPDAAFSPGHLEGMGVLDGMRAVTNFNETLGLSANPMIIGTGYSGGAIATGWAASLQPSYAPDLDIKGWVQGGTPANLTATMLYIDDTAFSGFLPAAVAGLAKPSAYGAELSSVINSVLTPLGKSKYEFAQSNCAVADLLEFPEMSLLSTSIQTLGAGLIRQPTVASVLNQNIMGLYKNQTPTAPVFIYHAAQDEIIPYADASTLVDSWCSYGASVNFTTYGNGGHVTTEIVGLPDAVQFVEAAFAGEATSGCHRNTELNNTLNPIALGVELEPILSELINALAIAGKNDENIIQNLNVLKNSI, from the coding sequence ATGTTTGCCCTTGTGACGTCGGTCCGCCTCCTTTTCATGGTCTCCATGGCCTCAATATTTGCGAGTCCATGGGCCTACTCGGCAGCATTGCCCGTAGCGCGTGGCGCTGCAGAGGATCCGAGTACAGATCCATTTTATCAGCCACCTGCAGGCTTTGAGTCTACGGCACCCGGGACAATCTTGCGCGAACGCAGCATTGTCGCCTCGTTTTTCGGCCTGATTCCAGATCCTGTAGAAGCACATCAACTGCTGTATCGAACAACAGCCATCAATGGCTCTGCAATCGCCACTGTGACTACTATTTTCAAGCCACCCTTCGCGAAAACAGATCGCTTTATTTCGTTTCACACGGCCTACGATAGCTCGGCAACGATTTGCGATCCCAGCTACAATTACCAGCTCGGATCTGTACAGACTGATCTCATATCAAGTGTTGAGATGTTTATCATGGAAGCCTATCTGCTTTTAGGCTACATTGTCGCGTCTCCGGATTACGAAGGACCGGATGCAGCTTTCTCTCCCGGTCATCTAGAGGGCATGGGCGTCCTCGATGGCATGCGCGCCGTGACCAACTTCAATGAAACTCTGGGTCTCAGCGCCAATCCTATGATCATTGGAACTGGTTATTCAGGCGGCGCCATTGCTACAGGCTGGGCAGCTTCCCTACAGCCATCCTATGCTCCTGACCTCGATATCAAGGGGTGGGTCCAGGGTGGCACTCCAGCGAATCTTACGGCTACCATGCTCTACATCGACGATACGGCCTTCAGCGGCTTTTTACCCGCTGCTGTTGCCGGACTCGCCAAACCTAGTGCATATGGCGCTGAACTCAGCTCTGTTATCAATAGTGTCCTCACTCCCTTGGGCAAGTCCAAGTATGAGTTCGCCCAATCAAACTGCGCTGTCGCCGATTTGTTGGAGTTTCCTGAGATGTCGCTGCTATCGACCTCTATCCAGACTTTAGGGGCTGGTCTCATCCGACAGCCCACAGTTGCCTCGGTCCTGAACCAGAACATCATGGGGTTGTATAAAAACCAAACGCCAACGGCGCCGGTGTTCATTTATCATGCCGCTCAAGATGAGATCATTCCTTATGCCGATGCTTCAACTCTCGTCGACTCATGGTGCAGCTACGGTGCTAGTGTTAATTTCACTACTTATGGCAATGGTGGTCATGTTACGACCGAAATCGTTGGTCTACCGGATGCCGTTCAGTTTGTGGAAGCAGCTTTTGCCGGGGAAGCAACCAGCGGCTGCCACCGCAACACCGAGCTTAACAATACGCTGAACCCAATTGCTCTCGGTGTGGAACTTGAACCTATTCTCAGCGAGCTCATCAACGCACTTGCCATTGCTGGAAAAAATGATGAAAACATCATCCAGAATCTGAATGTTCTCAAGAATAGTATTTGA
- a CDS encoding uncharacterized protein (ID:PFLUO_001318-T1.cds;~source:funannotate), whose product MVALEPFLLSGLAVTLSAQPMSHSGQGYHANAGVLQYVDPLIGTTGPDPNDNGGMIPSVCPPFGMTRWTPQTRENFISQAPYAYGDQLMHGFQATHQPAIWMGEAGQVVLTPGMGPVQPLFQNRGLAFSKENERSTAYVYEVLLNGTQLLNRDWNSTAEAVGDGPDAGGGGAVPGDVEEGANGRTRKRRALPSDESQDRTIQAAMSADAHAGHLRFDFEGNTNSSAPWVFIQASRRNWTGAVHIDVHNREVYGYNTERQDYLLGPFKAPSFKGYFVSRFSHPFAAYGVADGGNLTEGERTRTGNFTGAYVKFSGDTSRVEVRTGISYVSIAQARKNLELELPDDKTFEDTVENVKASWLEKVGRVTIDGVNNTDPNQNQRTIVYTGLFHALQYPSDYSEPTSNDADAPRVFYSGYTDSVHTANDSYYQSWSIWDTFRAEHSLLTLFAPERVNSMMRTLLRIFDWSGRLPMWANMIETNIMIATNADVVLANALERGFRSFDIGKAWTAVKKDAYEPPEHEMELLYYDREPNTPQEVRAGLSAYMKQGWVSDDAWAEAGSRTLDYAFNDYACAVVASHAGESDGTVSELMARSGNWANLWNNETQFMQARNGNGTWANNTFGWTEGDDWVYTFDVMHDVKKLAELFGGREKMRDRLDEYFQGGHNQQSNEPSHHVPYLYSVLGYPMKSAETIRPVAWNNYNSTSAGLSGNDDLGQTSAWYIFSALGFYPVNPATDEYIVGTPFFDKVSIRLPRGVSTGGHVSGTKEKTLVISAPGAPTKPYIKSLKIDGREVALPVLKHGDIVKAESIEYEMSEVPTSWGSEPSWLA is encoded by the exons ATGGTAGCTCTAGAGCCATTTCTTCTTTCAGGGCTGGCAGTCACACTGTCGGCCCAGCCAATGAGCCACTCTGGACAAGGCTACCACGCGAATGCCGGGGTCCTCCAATATGTCGACCCTCTCATTGGCACCACGGGCCCGGATCCCAACGACAATGGCGGCATGATCCCCTCTGTCTGCCCGCCATTTGGCATGACTCGCTGGACGCCGCAGACGCGGGAGAACTTTATCTCACAGGCGCCCTACGCTTATGGCGACCAGCTGATGCACGGTTTCCAAGCCACCCATCAGCCGGCAATTTGGATGGGCGAGGCGGGCCAGGTTGTGTTGACACCGGGCATGGGCCCGGTCCAACCGCTGTTCCAGAATCGCGGACTGGCATTCAGCAAAGAGAACGAGCGAAGCACCGCATATGTGTATGAGGTCCTTCTCAACGGCACGCAGCTGCTAAATCGAGACTGGAACTCCACGGCGGAGGCTGTCGGCGATGGCCCggatgctggtggtggaggggcgGTGCCAGGCGATGTGGAAGAGGGCGCAAACGGAAGAACTCGCAAGCGTCGGGCTTTGCCGTCGGATGAATCTCAAGATCGTACAATTCAG GCTGCGATGTCGGCAGATGCTCATGCAGGGCACCTTCGCTTTGACTTTGAGGGAAACACGAATTCTTCAGCGCCGTGGGTATTCATCCAAGCCTCCCGGCGAAACTGGACAGGAGCAGTTCACATCGATGTCCACAACAGGGAGGTATATGGGTATAACACAGAGCGCCAGGACTATCTGCTGGGGCCATTCAAGGCACCTTCGTTCAAGGGATACTTCGTCTCTCGATTCTCACACCCATTTGCCGCGTATGGTGTGGCGGATGGTGGGAATCTCACTGAAGGGGAGCGGACGCGGACCGGCAACTTCACAGGCGCATACGTCAAATTTTCTGGAGACACTTCGAGGGTGGAAGTGCGGACGGGCATCTCCTATGTCAGTATCGCACAGGCTCGAAAGAacctggagctggagctgccTGACGATAAAACGTTTGAAGACACCGTCGAGAATGTCAAGGCTTCTTGGCTTGAAAAAGTCGGTCGCGTAACGATTGACGGTGTTAACAACACGGATCCCAACCAGAACCAGCGCACAATTGTGTACACCGGCTTATTCCATGCCCTTCAGTACCCAAGCGACTACTCTGAGCCAACCTCAAATGACGCCGACGCACCTCGAGTGTTTTACTCAGGCTACACCGATAGCGTGCATACTGCAAACGATTCGTACTACCAGTCCTGGTCCATCTGGGATACCTTCAGGGCAGAGCATTCGCTGTTAACACTGTTTGCACCAGAGCGAGTGAACAGCATGATGCGCACCCTGTTACGTATCTTCGACTGGTCGGGGAGACTGCCCATGTGGGCCAACATGATCGAAACCAATATCATGATCGCAACAAATGCGGACGTTGTGCTGGCGAATGCGCTCGAACGGGGCTTCCGCAGCTTTGACATTGGCAAGGCATGGACCGCAGTAAAGAAGGATGCCTATGAACCGCCCGAGCACGAGATGGAATTGCTTTACTACGATCGCGAGCCGAACACCCCGCAAGAAGTTCGGGCAGGCCTCTCAGCATATATGAAGCAGGGTTGGGTATCGGACGATGCCTGGGCCGAGGCTGGAAGTCGCACCCTGGATTACGCGTTCAACGACTATGCCTGTGCAGTGGTAGCATCCCACGCCGGCGAATCTGACGGCACCGTGTCCGAGCTTATGGCTCGCAGTGGCAACTGGGCCAACCTGTGGAACAACGAGACACAGTTCATGCAAGCACGCAATGGAAACGGCACTTGGGCCAACAATACTTTTGGCTGGACGGAAGGCGACGACTGGGTTTATACATTCGACGTGATGCATGATGTGAAAAAGTTGGCTGAACTCTTCGGGGGCCGCGAGAAGATGCGGGACAGATTGGATGAATATTTCCAAGGCGGTCACAATCAGCAGAGCAACGAGCCGAGTCATCACGTCCCCTATCTGTACTCAGTCCTTGGCTATCCGATGAAGTCCGCCGAGACAATTCGCCCTGTTGCGTGGAACAACTATAACTCCACCAGTGCTGGGCTGAGTGGCAATGACGATTTGGGTCAGACAAGCGCATGGTATATCTTCTCTGCTCTTGGCTTCTACCCCGTCAATCCTGCAACTGATGAGTATATTGTTGGGACTCCGTTTTTCGACAAGGTGTCGATTCGCCTCCCTCGTGGTGTATCGACCGGCGGACACGTTTCCGGCACTAAAGAAAAGACGCTGGTGATCAGTGCCCCTGGTGCGCCGACAAAGCCGTATATCAAATCATTGAAGATCGATGGCAGAGAAGTGGCCTTGCCAGTTCTGAAACATGGGGACATCGTGAAGGCGGAGAGCATCGAGTATGAAATGAGTGAGGTGCCTACGTCTTGGGGTAGTGAACCATCATGGTTGGCCTAG